The genomic window ACATTATCTACGGTCCCGAACCAGCCCAAATCCTGGATACATACACTCAACTAACTGGGAGAATGCCATTACCGCCGAAATGGGCGCTAGGTTATCATCAATGTCGCTGGAGTTACGAATCAGAAACCGTTGTCCGGGAACTAGCAAAGGAATTTCGCCAACGCCGCATTCCCTGCGATGTCATTCACCTCGATATCGACTATATGCAAGGTTATAGGGTGTTTACTTGGAGTCCTCAGCGTTTCCCCAACGCGGCAAAACTGATCAGTGATTTAGCACAGGATGGTTTCAAAACAGTCACAATCATTGATCCTGGTGTGAAATATGAACCAGAAGGCAATTATCACGTTTTTGACCAAGGATTAGAAAACGATTATTTTGTGCGTAAAGCCGATGGTACGTTGTTCCACGGCTACGTTTGGCCTGAGAAAGCTGTTTTTCCTGACTTTTTACGTCCTGATGTGTCTAACTGGTGGGCTGATTTACACAAAAGCTTAACTGATGTTGGTGTGGCAGGAATTTGGAATGATATGAATGAACCTGCCATAAACGATCGCCCCTTTGGTGATGAAGGTGAAAAAATTTGGTTTCCCCTAGATGCACCACAGGGGGGAGATGGGGATAATTCTCAATCCAAAATCCAAAATCCAAAATCTAAAATTGATGTGACTCATACAGAAGTGCATAACTTGTATGGGTTGATGATGGCTAAAGCCTCCTATGAAGGGTTGGAACGGCATCGAGGCTCTGAGCGATCGTTTGTGTTAACGCGATCGGGTTATGCTGGGGTGCAACGCTGGTCTTCTGTGTGGATGGGAGATAACCAATCGTTGTGGGAGCATTTAGAAATGTCTCTACCGATGCTTTGCAACATGGGACTTTCGGGTGTGGGGTTTGTGGGTTGCGATATTGGCGGGTTTGCTGGTAACGCCACAGCTGAATTATTCGCTCGGTGGATGCAGGTAGGAATGCTGTACCCAATGATGCGCGGTCACTCGGCAATGTCTACTGCTCGTCATGAACCTTGGGTATTTGGCGATCGCGTTGAAAATATCTGTCGAGAATATATTAATCTACGTTACCAACTACTTCCCTACATTTATAGTCTTTTCTGGGAAGCAGCAACAACGGGCGCACCGATTTTAAGACCCTTATTGTACCATTTCCCCAACGATCCGAAAACCTACACTCTCTACGATCAAGTATTGCTAGGTGCGTCGCTAATGGCTGCACCAATTTACCGCCCTGGAGTTGAGCATCGAGCTGTCTATTTACCCCTTGGCACTTGGTATGATTGGTGGAGTGGTGAGCGTTATGAAG from Nostoc sp. UHCC 0926 includes these protein-coding regions:
- a CDS encoding glycoside hydrolase family 31 protein is translated as MPQYFGKLPTTNQPWTTVSNVKAVTWDNNIINFDCGDSRLTISVLAPNLIRVRFAQTGEFMPRRSWAVTLDDAEWTTTPFTVRETETTVEIETAQIRVCVQREKCRIACFDKDNRPFAQDAEMGIGWRMGAVAGWKEIAADEHFYGFGERTGFLDKLSEVKTNWTTDSLDYDALTDEMYQAIPFFMALRPEVSYGIFFNTTFWSQFDIGAEQPGIWKMETRGGELDYYIIYGPEPAQILDTYTQLTGRMPLPPKWALGYHQCRWSYESETVVRELAKEFRQRRIPCDVIHLDIDYMQGYRVFTWSPQRFPNAAKLISDLAQDGFKTVTIIDPGVKYEPEGNYHVFDQGLENDYFVRKADGTLFHGYVWPEKAVFPDFLRPDVSNWWADLHKSLTDVGVAGIWNDMNEPAINDRPFGDEGEKIWFPLDAPQGGDGDNSQSKIQNPKSKIDVTHTEVHNLYGLMMAKASYEGLERHRGSERSFVLTRSGYAGVQRWSSVWMGDNQSLWEHLEMSLPMLCNMGLSGVGFVGCDIGGFAGNATAELFARWMQVGMLYPMMRGHSAMSTARHEPWVFGDRVENICREYINLRYQLLPYIYSLFWEAATTGAPILRPLLYHFPNDPKTYTLYDQVLLGASLMAAPIYRPGVEHRAVYLPLGTWYDWWSGERYEGPIHILAHAPLERMPLYVRSGAIVPMQPVRQYVDQAPLDEIRLRIWPGNNEYQLFEDDGQTNKYQDKKFSLASISVFSESNQIVVEIGARVGEWTPPARQVIVELVGIGEQRFQDDGKRHTLQF